TGCGCGCGCAGGGCGCCTACACCTGCCTCATCTCCGGCGGCTTCACTTTGTTCACCAACGTGGTCGCGGCCAAGGTCGGCTTCCAGGAGAACCGCGCCAACCAGCTGCAGATCGAGAACGGCAAGCTGACCGGCGAAGTGATCGAGCCTATCCTCGGCCGCGCCACCAAGCTCGCCACCCTGGTCGAACTCACCGAATCCTTCGATCTCGACGACATCGACACGCTGGTGGTGGGTGACGGCGCCAACGACCTCGGCATGATCCAGGCCGCCGGCCTCGGCGTTGCCTATCACGCCAAGCCTGCGGTCGCAGCCGCAGCCGCAGTGCGGATCGACCACGGCGATCTCACCGCGCTGCTGTACGCGCAGGGTTATCGGCGGGACGAGTTCGTCGAGGGATAGGTAGAGTCGTCCCGGCGAAGGCCGGGACCCATACTCCGCGGCGGGTGCCGTGAACGGGACTCATCATTCCACCATCGCGCAACAATCACCGCCTGTGGTTATGCGTCCCGGCCTTCGCCGGGACGACGATCAGGATGGTTCGCAATTCAAGACGTCAAGCAACACGGCGTCATCCCCCGCTTTCGCGGGGGATGACAGTTGTGGGTGAGGCGTCAGGCCGACGTTACTGCACGCCGAGCGCCACGAAGCGCAGTTCGCCGTCGCCGTTGGAGACCAGCAGCAGCACGGACTTCTTGCCGTCCTTTTTCAGCTGGTCGACGCGCTTCTTGATGTCGGCGGCACTGGAGACCGCCTCCTGCGCCACCTCGACGATGACGTCGCCGGCCGACAGCCGCTTCTCGGCGGCATCGGAGGCATTGTCGACGCCGGTGACGACGACACCCTTCACGCTGTCCTTGATCTTGTACTTGGTGCGCAGGTCCTTGCTCAGCGCCGCGAGGTCGAGGCCGAGCGCCTTCTGGGTCACCGGCTTCTCGGCCGTGTCGTCCTTCGGCTTGGCGTTGGCCTGCTGAACCTTGTCGTTGTCCTCGAGCCGGCCGAGCGTGACCTTGCGGGTCTCCTCATTGCCCTTGCGGATGATGACGACGTCGACTTCCTTGCCGACCGCGGTATCGGCCACGATCCGCGACAGATCCTTGGGGTCCTTGACGTCCTTGCCGTCGAACTTGACGACGACGTCGCCGGGCTCGATGCCCGCCGGCTTGGCCGGGCCCTTGTCATCGACGCCGGCAACCAGCGCGCCGCGCGCCGGCTTGATGTTGAGGCTGTCGGCGATCTCGTCGGTGACCTGCTGGATCCGCACACCGAGCCAGCCGCGGCGCAGTTCGCCGAACTTCTGCAGCTGGTCGACGACGCCGGCCACCGTCTTCGACGGCACCGCGAAACCGAGACCGATCGAGCCGCCGGTGGGCGAGATGATCAGCGTGTTGACGCCGATCACCTCGCCGTCGAGGTTGAACAACGGACCGCCGGAATTGCCGCGATTGATGGCGGCGTCGGTCTGGATATAGCTGTCATACGGACCCTGGCTGATGTCGCGGTTCTTGGCCGAGACGATGCCCGCGGTCACGGTGCCGCCGAGGCTGAACGGGTTGCCGATCGCGACCACCCAGTCGCCGAGGCGGATCTTGTCGCTGTCGCCGAACTTGACCGCGGTGAGCGGCTTCGGCGGTTTGAACTTCAACACCGCGAGATCGGTCTTCTTGTCGACGCCGACCAGCTCGGCCTTGATCTTGGTGCCGTCGTTGAGGATGACGTTGATCTCGTCGGCATCGGCGATGACGTGGTTGTTGGTGACGACGATGCCGGCGGTGTCGACGATGAAGCCCGAGCCGAGCGAATTGGTCTTGCGCGGCTGGAACTCGCCGCTCTTGTCGCCGCCCTTGCCGGGCGGCCCGCGGCGGTTCTTGAAGAAGTCGTCGAAGAATTCCTCGAACGGCGAGCCCGGCGGCAGCTGCGGCATCGCGCCGCCCTTGTTGGCCTCGATCGTCTGCGAGGTCGAGATGTTGACGACGGCGTCGATCACCTTCTCGGCAATGTCGGCGATGCCGTCGGGACCGCGTGCGAAGGCCGGCGCGGAGCTCAGCATGCTCGCAGCACCGATCGAGATCGCGGCTCCCATCATGCGGAGGCGACGGCTCAGGGCTGGTCTGGCAGCGATCATGTCGGAGTTTCTCCAGGCAAACGGGTTCAAATTTGCTGGTCGCAGTGTGCGCCCGTGGTCGCAGAGTGCGCCCGAACAGGCATTTGGCGCAAGCATCTCAGCCGGGCATTTCGGAGAAAAACCGGCTGCGTGAGGCTCACGATTATGTTCATTCCGGCGCGACCTACGCGCTTGGAACAGGCAATGCTCAGCGCCGCACCGCCCAGATCAGGACGAGTCCCGCGACCGCCGAACCGATGCCGACGACGCGCAGGATGTTGTCCGGCGTCGCCAGCGCGCTCTTCATCGCCCGGCGCATCCAGGCGGGGCTTGCCGCGAACAGGATGCCTTCGAGCACGAACAGGATTCCCAGACCGATGAGGAAGTCGCCGAACGCTATTGACCTCATCGGATCGCAACCTCCCGCTCGATGATTGTTGTTATTTAAGTGACGGCGGCACGTTGTCCGCGCCGCCGTTCTGTCGTGAATTTACTGTTTCGGCGCAGCCGCCGCCTCGGCCGGCTTGCCGTTCGCGCTGCCGAAGTACTTGAAGAATTCCGAGTCCGGCCGCAACAGGAACCGCGTGTCGCTGGACTTGAGGCCGTTCTCATAGGCCGTCATCGAGCGATAGAACGCGAAGAAGTCCTTGTCCTTGCCATAGGCCTCGGCGAACAGGCGGTTGCGCTCGGCATCGCCCGCACCGCGGGTCTGATCCGCGGCGGAGTTCGCCTCGGCGACGATCACGGTCGCTTCGCGGTCGGCCTTGGAGCGGATTTCCTGCGCCTTCTGGTCGCCCTGGGCCCGGAACTCCGCCGCCTCGCGCTGACGCTCGGTCTTCATCCGGTCGTAGACCGCTTGGCTGTTCTGCTCCGGCAGATCGGCGCGGCGAATCCGGACGTCGACGACCTCGATGCCGTAGCCGTCGGCTTCCTTGTCGAGCTGCTCGCGAATCCGCGACATCAGCTTCTCGCGCTCGTCACGCACCACCGCGATGAAGTTGACCTCGCCGAGCACGCGGCGCAGCGCCGCGTTGAGCAGCGTGGTCAGCTGCAGATTGGCGGCCTGGATCGAGCCGACGCTGGTGTAGTAGCGCAGCGCATTCTTGATGCGATAGCGCGCGAAGGCATCGACCACGAGCCGCTTCTGGTCGGAGGCGATCACTTCCTGCGACGGGTTTTCCAGGTCGAGGATGCGCTTGTCGACGTTGATCACCGAATTCCACGGCGCCTTGAAGTGCAGGCCGGGCTCGGTGACGACGTCGACCGGCTCGCCAAACCGCAGGACGATGGTCTGCTCGGTCTGCTGCACGGTGAACACCGAGCTGTAGCCGACGGCGAGAACGATGAAGAGAACGATCAGGGACAGGATGCCGGTGACAGGGGACCTCATCGGGTGGCTCCCTGCTGCTGGCCGGTCGTGGCCGGCGCTACCGTCGGCTGACGCCGCGGCGTCAGCTCACCCAACGGAAGGTAGGGTACGATGTTCTGGCCCTGGCCGCCGTCATAAACCAGCTTCTCGGAGCCACCGAGCACGCGTTCCATGGTCTCCAGATAGATGCGCTCGCGCGTCACGTCGGGTGCCTTCTTGTACTCTTCATAGACTTTGAGGAAGCGCGCGCTCTGGCCCTTGGCCTCGGCGACCGCCTGCTCCTTGTAGCCCTCGGCGGCCTGCTGGATCTGCGCGGCACGGCCGCGTGCTTCCGGCACGATCCGGTTGGCATAGGTCTGCGCCTCGTTCTGCTTGCGCTCGAGGTCGGCGCGCGCCGCCTGCACGTCGCGGAACGCGTCGATCACCTGCGCCGGCGGATCGACCTTCTGCATCTGCACCTGCGTGATCTGGATGCCGGCGTTGTAGGAATCCAGCGTCTTCTGCATCAGCTCCTGCACGTTCTGCTCGGTGACGTTGCGCGCCCCGGTCAGGATCGGCTGGATCTGCGAGCGGCCGATCACCTCGCGCATCGCGCTTTCGGCAACCGCCTTCACGGTGCCTTCGGGATTTTGGATGTTGAACAGATAGGCGCCGGCCCCGCCCGGCTTGATCCGCCACAATACGGTGAAGTCGACATCGACGATGTTTTCGTCGCCGGTCAGCATCAGGCTCTCTTCCGGCACGTCGCGCATGGTGCGGCCGCGCCGTGCGGGATCGTCGATCAGGGTCATGCCGATCGAGATCGTGTTGACGCGCAGCGCCTTCGGCAGCAGCACCGTCTCGATCGGATATGGCAGGTGATAGCGCAGGCCCGGTTGCGCATCGCGATCATACTTGCCGAAGCGCATGACGACGCCGAGCTCTTCGGACTGGACGCGGAAGATGCCGGTGGCAAACCAGATCGCCAGCGCGGCGACCAGCACCAGCGCGATTCCCATGCCGCTGAAATGCCCGCCGGGCAGCCATTGCTGCAGCCGGTCCTGGCCGCGCCGCAGCAGATCCTCAAGATCCGGCGGCCTTGGCCCGGCCGACTGTGGACCGGTGCCCCACGGTCCCTTCGGACCCGAGCCCCATGGCCCCCCGCCTTGATTTTTCCACGGCATCAAACATCTCCTCGGCAAGTCCGGACGGGACGCCCGGGCTCGAATGTCCGGCCCGGTTATAGGGGACCGCCAGGGCCCTTACAACGCAAGCTTCCTGAGCCGACGAGCTATGCGCCGGGCCACAATTGTCAATGCAAACATTGGTTAACCGCGGCCGCGCCGACGATATGTCACATAGGAGAAGTCGGCATTGTCGTCCGGACCTGCCGGATTCCGCACGCGCGCGACCTCATCCCACTCCCTCGCATCGATTGTGTCGAACCGTGTATCGCCGTCCGGCCGGGCATGGACCTCGGTAATCTCAAGGCGATCGGCGATGCCCATCCACTGCGCATAGATCTCGGCGCCGCCGATGATTGCAATTTCAGTGGCGAAACGCCGCAGCGCATCACCAAGCGCAATTGCGCGGGCGTTTTCCAACGACGTCGTGACGATGGCGCCGCGCGCGCGGTAGTTCGGATCGCGCGTCACCACGATGTTGGTGCGTCCCGGCAGCGGCCGGCGCAGCGACTCGAACGTCTTGCGCCCCATCACGATGGGCTTGTTCAGCGTCATCGCCTTGAGGCGCTGCTGATCGGATTTCAGCCGCCACGGAATTGCGTTGCCGCTCCCGATCACGCCGTTCTCGGCGACCGCAGCGAGGAGCACGATCTCCATCAGCGCGCTCCTTCGGCGAGCGCCGACAGCGCAGGACCGGAGACGCGACAGATCGTCCATTCGTCCACCATCTCGGCTCCGAGTGATTTGTAGAATGCGATCGACGGCGCGTTCCAGTCGAGCACCGCCCATTGCAGGCGCGCCCACCCATTGGCGAGGCAGTGCTTCGCCAGGTGCACCAGCAGCGCCTTGCCGATCCCCTTGCCGCGCAGCGCCGGACGCACGAAGAGATCTTCGAGGTAGATGCCGTGGCGGCCGGCGAAGGTCGAGAAATTGACGAACCAGACCGCGAAGCCGGCGGGCTCGCCGTTCCATTCCGCGATGTCGCAGAACAGCCGCGGGCTTTCGCCGAACAGCGCCTCGGCGATATCGGCCTCGCTGGCGTGGACCTCGTGCAGGAGCTTCTCGTACGCGGCAAGCTCGCGGACCAGCGAGTACACCAGTCCGGCCTCATCGGGCCGCGCGCGGCGGATCACGAGCGACATCAGACCGCGACTTCGGCCTTGATGTGCGGATGCGGGTCGTAGCCTTCGAGTTTGAAATCCTCAAAGCGGAACGCGAAGATGTCTTTCACATCGGGATTGATCGCCATCGTCGGCAGCGGCCGCGTCGGCCGCGTCAGTTGCAGGCGCGCCTGCTCGAGGTGGTTCGAATAGAGATGCGCATCGCCGAGCGAGTGCACGAAATCGCCGGGCTTCAGCCCGGTCACCTGCGCGACCATCATGGTCAGCAGCGCATAGGAGGCGATGTTGAAGGGCACGCCGAGGAACACGTCGCCGGAGCGCTGATAGAGCTGGCAGGACAATTTTCCGTTGGCGACATAGAACTGGAACAGGCAGTGGCACGGCGGCAGCGCCATCTTGTCCACCTCGGCCGGATTCCAGGCGCTGACGATCAGCCGCCGCGAGTCCGGATTGCGCTTGATCATCTCGATCACGTTGCTGATCTGGTCGATGCTGCGGCCATCGGGCGCGGGCCAGGAGCGCCACTGCGAGCCATAGACCGGGCCGAGATCGCCATTGGCGTCGGCCCATTCATCCCAGATCGTGACGCCGTTGTCGTTGAGATATTTGATGTTGGTGTCGCCGGCGAGGAACCAGAGCAGCTCGTGCACGATCGCCTTCAGCGGCAGCCGTTTGGTCGTCAGCATCGGGAATCCGGCCGAGAGATTGAAGCGCATCTGATGGCCGAAGATCGACAGCGTACCGGTGCCGGTGCGGTCATGCTTCTCGGCGCCGTCGGCGAGGATACGTTCGAGCAGATCGTGATACTGGTTCATGACGTCTGTTTCGGGCTTTCGAGAGAGCGGCGAATGTAGCGGCCACCGCCGCCGGCCGACACGCCGATTCGGCTGATTAGACCGATTATACCCCGAAAAGTGAGCACCCTTGCGCCAAACGACAAGGGACGGAACCCGCGTTCCGCCCTGCCCTATCCATTTGACCGCGCTGGATTAACTTGCCGGCTTGAGCACCGGGGTCCATTTCGCGATCTCGTTCTTCACGAGCGTCGCCAGCGCCTCCGGGCTGCGGTTGGCGGGTACCGGGATCACGCTGCCGAGTTCGAGCAGGCGCTTGCGGACGTTCTCGTCGTCCAGCGCCTTGATCGCCGCCGCGTTCAGCGTGGCGATGATGGCGGGCGAAGTTCCCTTCGGCGCAAAGATCGCGTTCCAGGCCTGAGCCTGGAACGCCGGCAGGCCGGCCTCGGTCGTGGTCGGGACGTCGGGCAGCGATGGATTGCGCTCGGGGGTCGCGACCGCATAGGCCTTGATGGTGCCGGCGTTGATCTGCGGCACCGCGTTGACGATCTGGTCGCACATGTAATCGACCTGGCCGGCGACCAGCGCGTTCATCGCGGGTCCGGTGCCGTTGAAGGGCACGCCGACCGGCTTGACGTCGAGGATCGAGTTGAGCAACTCGCAGGAGGCGTGCGAGACCGAGCCGATGCCGGCATGCGCGGCGTTGACCTTCTCGGCATTGGCCTTCACGTAGGCGATGAACTCCTTCAGATCCTTCGGCGGGAAATCCTTGCGGGCGAGGATCAGGATCGGCGTGCCCGCAAGCAGCGCCACGGGCTCGAAATCCTTCTCCGGATGATAGGCAAGCTTCGGATAGAGCGGCACGGACGCGGCATGGGTGCCCATGTGTCCGGTGACCAGCGTGTAGCCGTCATTGGCGGCGCGCGCCGCGCGCGTGGTCGCCGTGGTGCCGCCGGCGCCAACCACGTTTTCGATGACGATGCTCTGGCCGAGCGTCTGCGCCATATGCGCGGTGACGATGCGTGAGATGACGTCGGTCGGACCGCCGGCTGCGAACGGCACGATCATGGTGATGGTGCGCGTCGGATAGTTCTGCGCCGACGCCGGCACGGCGAATGCGCCGAGCGCCACACATGCCGAAAGGCATGCGCCCGCAAGCGAGCGAATGGACATCATCTCAATTCCTCCCGGGAACGTTTTGACCAATAAAAATGCCGGCCAAATCGGCCGGCATTTTCATTTCATGAGACGACATCGCGAGTCGATTCGACTTCCGCCTGCGGCGCGCCGACGCAGGGCTTAGAGAGTGATCAGCCCTCCGACTCCACGAACACCTCGTCGCGCTTCGCCCGCAAGGTGGGCAGCACGGCAAGCACCAGCAGAGCTGCCGCAATCGCCAGCAGCACCGCCGAAAGCGGCCGCGACAGGAACACGCTCCAGTCACCGCGCGAGATTAAGAGCGCACGGCGCAGGTTCTCCTCCATCAGCGGACCGAGCACCATGCCGAGCAGCAGCGGCGCCGGCTCGAAATCGTGCTTGATCAGCCAGTAGCCGACCAGGCCGAACGCGCCTGCGAGGACGACATCGACCGGCGCGTTGTTCACCGAGTAGATGCCGATCGCGCAGAACACCACGATCGAGGGGAACATCAGCCGGTACGGCACGCGCAGCAGACGGACCCAGATGCCAACCAGCGGCAGGTTGATGATGATCAGCATCAGATTGCCGATCCACATCGAGGCGATCATGCCCCAGACCAGGTCGGGCTGCTTCTGCATCACCTGCGGACCCGGCACGATGCCATGAATGGTCATCGCGCCGACCATCAGCGCCATCACCGCATTCGGCGGGATGCCGAGCGTGAGCAGCGGGATGAACGAGGTCTGCGCCGCAGCGTTGTTGGCGCTTTCCGGCGATGCCACGCCCTCGATCGCGCCGCGGCCGAACCGCGACGGATCCTTCGCCAGCTTCTTTTCCAGCGTATAGGCCGCGAACGACGCGATCACCGCGCCGCCGCCCGGCAGGATGCCGAGGATCGAGCCGAGCACGGTGCCGCGCAGGATCGCCGGCGTGGAGTCCACGAGGTCCTTCCTGGTCGGCATCAGGCCGGTGATCTTCTGCTGCACCAGATTGCGGTCCATCTCCGCGCCATGGTCGAGGTTGCGGATGATCTCAGCGAAGCCGAACACGCCCATCGCCACGGTGGCAAAGCCGAGGCCGTCGGCAAGCTCGGGAATGTTGAAGGCCATGCGCGAGGCACCGGTCTCGATGTCGGAGCCGACCATCGACAGCAACAGGCCGAACACGATCATCGCGATCGCCTTCAGCACCGAGCCCTTGGCGAGCACCACCGCGAAGATCAGGCCGAGCACCATCAGCGAGAAATATTCGGCCGGTCCGAATGCCAGCGCGAGCTTGGTCAGCGGCGCGCCGAGCACGGCGATCAGCACGGTGGCGACGCAGCCGGCGAAGAACGAGCCGATCGCGGCGATCGCGAGCGCCGGACCGGCGCGGCCCTGCTTGGCCATCTGGTGGCCGTCGAGCGCGGTGACCACGGAGGTCGCCTCGCCGGGAATATTGACCAGGATCGAGGTGGTCGACCCGCCATATTGCGCACCGTAATAGATGCCGGCGAGCATGATCAGCGCGCCGACCGGCGGCAGGCCGAAGGTGATCGGCAGCAGCATCGCGACGGTGGCGATGGTGCCGATGCCCGGCAAGACGCCGACCAGCGTGCCGACCAGCGCACCGATCAGGCACATCAGAAGGTTGATCGGAGAGAATGCGACAGCGAAACCGTGGGCGAGGTTGGCAAACAGTTCCATCACGCCCTCACTGGATCAGGAAACGCGGGAACATCGGCATCGGAAGTCCCAGCACATAAGGAAACAACAGCGCGCAGCCGAGCGTCAGGCAGCCACCGACGATGATGGCTTCGAGCCACCTCGTCTCATGCGAGCCGAGCGCCGCGATCAGGAAGGCGGCAAAGGCGGAGACGACGAGCCCGAGCGGACGGATCGCGACGGCGAAGAACACGATTGCCGCCGACACGAACAACGGCCCGCGCCAAGAATAGGCCGCGATCTGCGGGCCGTCTTTCAGAATTCCGACCAGCGCCACGGCGCCGCCGAGCAACAGCAGCAGCACGGCGAACATCCGCGGCGCGGTTCCGGCACCGAACGAAAATCCGTGCATGCCCTGCAAGTCGCTCGAAGCCCACAAGGCAAACAGCGCAACGGCCACCATGGCGAGCCCGCCGACAAAGTCCTGCGGGCCGCGCACCCATTTCGGCAAGATCGATTTGACCGGCGCCTCGCTCGGCGTATCGCTCATGACTTCGCTTCCCCCCGTCAGGCTGTCCGCCCGTTTTGATTGAATGGCTTGGCTTGTGGTGCGTTGACCGAAAGCCTTGCTAGCGATTTTCGTCAGACAACGCCAGCAAAACCCAAGAGACCTCCGGCGAGCAACATCCACAAAGGATTGATCCGCGTCGCAAAAGCAAGCGTGGCTGCGACAATGGTGATCAGGACCGCGATCCAACTTTGGTCTGATGTCTGCGCCACGATCAGGCCGGATGCAGCCATCAGGCCGATCGACAGCG
The window above is part of the Bradyrhizobium sp. PSBB068 genome. Proteins encoded here:
- a CDS encoding dihydrofolate reductase — translated: MEIVLLAAVAENGVIGSGNAIPWRLKSDQQRLKAMTLNKPIVMGRKTFESLRRPLPGRTNIVVTRDPNYRARGAIVTTSLENARAIALGDALRRFATEIAIIGGAEIYAQWMGIADRLEITEVHARPDGDTRFDTIDAREWDEVARVRNPAGPDDNADFSYVTYRRRGRG
- a CDS encoding tripartite tricarboxylate transporter substrate binding protein BugD produces the protein MMSIRSLAGACLSACVALGAFAVPASAQNYPTRTITMIVPFAAGGPTDVISRIVTAHMAQTLGQSIVIENVVGAGGTTATTRAARAANDGYTLVTGHMGTHAASVPLYPKLAYHPEKDFEPVALLAGTPILILARKDFPPKDLKEFIAYVKANAEKVNAAHAGIGSVSHASCELLNSILDVKPVGVPFNGTGPAMNALVAGQVDYMCDQIVNAVPQINAGTIKAYAVATPERNPSLPDVPTTTEAGLPAFQAQAWNAIFAPKGTSPAIIATLNAAAIKALDDENVRKRLLELGSVIPVPANRSPEALATLVKNEIAKWTPVLKPAS
- a CDS encoding tripartite tricarboxylate transporter permease encodes the protein MMELFANLAHGFAVAFSPINLLMCLIGALVGTLVGVLPGIGTIATVAMLLPITFGLPPVGALIMLAGIYYGAQYGGSTTSILVNIPGEATSVVTALDGHQMAKQGRAGPALAIAAIGSFFAGCVATVLIAVLGAPLTKLALAFGPAEYFSLMVLGLIFAVVLAKGSVLKAIAMIVFGLLLSMVGSDIETGASRMAFNIPELADGLGFATVAMGVFGFAEIIRNLDHGAEMDRNLVQQKITGLMPTRKDLVDSTPAILRGTVLGSILGILPGGGAVIASFAAYTLEKKLAKDPSRFGRGAIEGVASPESANNAAAQTSFIPLLTLGIPPNAVMALMVGAMTIHGIVPGPQVMQKQPDLVWGMIASMWIGNLMLIIINLPLVGIWVRLLRVPYRLMFPSIVVFCAIGIYSVNNAPVDVVLAGAFGLVGYWLIKHDFEPAPLLLGMVLGPLMEENLRRALLISRGDWSVFLSRPLSAVLLAIAAALLVLAVLPTLRAKRDEVFVESEG
- a CDS encoding tripartite tricarboxylate transporter TctB family protein translates to MSDTPSEAPVKSILPKWVRGPQDFVGGLAMVAVALFALWASSDLQGMHGFSFGAGTAPRMFAVLLLLLGGAVALVGILKDGPQIAAYSWRGPLFVSAAIVFFAVAIRPLGLVVSAFAAFLIAALGSHETRWLEAIIVGGCLTLGCALLFPYVLGLPMPMFPRFLIQ
- the hflK gene encoding FtsH protease activity modulator HflK: MPWKNQGGGPWGSGPKGPWGTGPQSAGPRPPDLEDLLRRGQDRLQQWLPGGHFSGMGIALVLVAALAIWFATGIFRVQSEELGVVMRFGKYDRDAQPGLRYHLPYPIETVLLPKALRVNTISIGMTLIDDPARRGRTMRDVPEESLMLTGDENIVDVDFTVLWRIKPGGAGAYLFNIQNPEGTVKAVAESAMREVIGRSQIQPILTGARNVTEQNVQELMQKTLDSYNAGIQITQVQMQKVDPPAQVIDAFRDVQAARADLERKQNEAQTYANRIVPEARGRAAQIQQAAEGYKEQAVAEAKGQSARFLKVYEEYKKAPDVTRERIYLETMERVLGGSEKLVYDGGQGQNIVPYLPLGELTPRRQPTVAPATTGQQQGATR
- a CDS encoding GNAT family N-acetyltransferase, which produces MSLVIRRARPDEAGLVYSLVRELAAYEKLLHEVHASEADIAEALFGESPRLFCDIAEWNGEPAGFAVWFVNFSTFAGRHGIYLEDLFVRPALRGKGIGKALLVHLAKHCLANGWARLQWAVLDWNAPSIAFYKSLGAEMVDEWTICRVSGPALSALAEGAR
- a CDS encoding DUF2065 domain-containing protein, coding for MRSIAFGDFLIGLGILFVLEGILFAASPAWMRRAMKSALATPDNILRVVGIGSAVAGLVLIWAVRR
- a CDS encoding thymidylate synthase, whose translation is MNQYHDLLERILADGAEKHDRTGTGTLSIFGHQMRFNLSAGFPMLTTKRLPLKAIVHELLWFLAGDTNIKYLNDNGVTIWDEWADANGDLGPVYGSQWRSWPAPDGRSIDQISNVIEMIKRNPDSRRLIVSAWNPAEVDKMALPPCHCLFQFYVANGKLSCQLYQRSGDVFLGVPFNIASYALLTMMVAQVTGLKPGDFVHSLGDAHLYSNHLEQARLQLTRPTRPLPTMAINPDVKDIFAFRFEDFKLEGYDPHPHIKAEVAV
- a CDS encoding Do family serine endopeptidase, which produces MIAARPALSRRLRMMGAAISIGAASMLSSAPAFARGPDGIADIAEKVIDAVVNISTSQTIEANKGGAMPQLPPGSPFEEFFDDFFKNRRGPPGKGGDKSGEFQPRKTNSLGSGFIVDTAGIVVTNNHVIADADEINVILNDGTKIKAELVGVDKKTDLAVLKFKPPKPLTAVKFGDSDKIRLGDWVVAIGNPFSLGGTVTAGIVSAKNRDISQGPYDSYIQTDAAINRGNSGGPLFNLDGEVIGVNTLIISPTGGSIGLGFAVPSKTVAGVVDQLQKFGELRRGWLGVRIQQVTDEIADSLNIKPARGALVAGVDDKGPAKPAGIEPGDVVVKFDGKDVKDPKDLSRIVADTAVGKEVDVVIIRKGNEETRKVTLGRLEDNDKVQQANAKPKDDTAEKPVTQKALGLDLAALSKDLRTKYKIKDSVKGVVVTGVDNASDAAEKRLSAGDVIVEVAQEAVSSAADIKKRVDQLKKDGKKSVLLLVSNGDGELRFVALGVQ
- a CDS encoding protease modulator HflC, giving the protein MRSPVTGILSLIVLFIVLAVGYSSVFTVQQTEQTIVLRFGEPVDVVTEPGLHFKAPWNSVINVDKRILDLENPSQEVIASDQKRLVVDAFARYRIKNALRYYTSVGSIQAANLQLTTLLNAALRRVLGEVNFIAVVRDEREKLMSRIREQLDKEADGYGIEVVDVRIRRADLPEQNSQAVYDRMKTERQREAAEFRAQGDQKAQEIRSKADREATVIVAEANSAADQTRGAGDAERNRLFAEAYGKDKDFFAFYRSMTAYENGLKSSDTRFLLRPDSEFFKYFGSANGKPAEAAAAPKQ